A single genomic interval of Penaeus vannamei isolate JL-2024 chromosome 21, ASM4276789v1, whole genome shotgun sequence harbors:
- the LOC113824292 gene encoding uncharacterized protein isoform X2 gives MNVSRATSRKECSPIYLAIFVLCGILITICILTDMWILIILTCLFAPGVCNKIPKLKHRVRRDGTGTETDTEGRITQLTNDRPVYNPTFFSAPSTPFEELSASGLESQHATTLGEHQHLPTADLPPPYFALENEATDPSQGPPASLYVIRPPIVEPPSYQEAVQMS, from the exons AAAGAGTGTAGTCCAATCTACCTGGCCATCTTCGTATTATGCggtatcctcatcaccatctgtaTACTTACTGACATGTGGATCTTAATCATCTTGACTT GTCTTTTTGCACCCGGAGTTTGCAACAAGATACCAAAGCTGAAACATAGAGTACGGCGTGATGGAACcggaacagaaacagacacagaaggaAGAATCACACAGTTAACGAACGATAGACCAGTATATAACCCTACATTTTTCAGTGCGCCTAGCACACCCTTTGAAGAACTCAGTGCCTCGGGACTGGAAAGTCAGCATGCAACGACCCTGGGCGAACACCAGCACCTTCCAACGGCAGATCTTCCTCCGCCTTACTTCGCGCTGGAGAACGAAGCGACGGACCCCTCGCAGGGCCCTCCGGCCTCGCTCTACGTGATCCGTCCGCCGATAGTGGAGCCTCCGTCTTACCAAGAGGCGGTTCAAATGTCGTAG